The Pseudophryne corroboree isolate aPseCor3 chromosome 2, aPseCor3.hap2, whole genome shotgun sequence genome has a segment encoding these proteins:
- the MLNR gene encoding motilin receptor gives MENNSNMVTEDDNPLPPCTENLCSFFSIQILIPMTVISLVIMVAGIIGNTITILIIRTYKEMKTTTNFYLSSMAVSDIIILLCLPFDLYRLWMSNSWIFGGFLCKFLCLISEGCTYSTILHITALSIERYLAICFPLRAKVFITKRRVKMVIVLLWVVALLSAAPLYNLLENVKMNYTDTWECTYTRYAIESGLLNIMMWVTTVYFFCPMLCLVVLYGFIGKKLWKSKNTLRGPNAENREKCHRQTVKILVVVVLSFIICWLPFHIGRIIYTNTKDYQMMKLSQYFNLVAMQLFYLSASINPILYNLISKKYRTGAYKLLRLGRLDERAYNVIKDETGGHTEISTCIQKDYITHI, from the exons ATGGAGAATAACTCCAATATGGTCACTGAGGATGATAATCCTCTTCCACCTTGTACAGAGAACTTGTGCTCCTTTTTCTCCATTCAAATACTCATCCCTATGACTGTGATCAGCCTAGTGATCATGGTGGCCGGGATCATAGGAAACACAATCACCATCCTTATCATCAGGACATACAAAGAGATGAAGACCACCACAAACTTCTACCTGTCCAGTATGGCCGTATCCGACATCATCATCCTCCTCTGCTTGCCCTTCGACTTGTACCGCTTGTGGATGTCCAACTCTTGGATCTTTGGTGGGTTCCTCTGTAAGTTCCTCTGCCTGATCAGCGAAGGTTGCACCTACTCCACCATCCTGCACATCACAGCCCTGAGCATTGAGAGGTACTTGGCCATCTGCTTCCCTCTGAGAGCCAAAGTCTTTATTACCAAGAGGAGGGTGAAGATGGTCATTGTCCTTCTGTGGGTTGTCGCCCTGCTGTCAGCTGCTCCCCTTTATaacttgctggagaatgtgaagatgAACTACACTGACACCTGGGAGTGCACCTACACCAGGTACGCCATTGAGTCCGGGCTCCTCAACATCATGATGTGGGTGACCACTGTCTACTTCTTCTGCCCTATGCTCTGCCTGGTTGTCCTCTATGGCTTTATTGGCAAAAAGCTGTGGAAAAGCAAAAATACGCTGCGGGGTCCTAACGCTGAGAACAGAGAGAAATGTCACCGTCAGACAGTCAAGATTCTGG TGGTTGTCGTCCTGTCTTTCATCATCTGCTGGCTGCCATTTCATATTGGAAGAATCATTTACACGAACACCAAAGACTACCAGATGATGAAACTATCGCAGTATTTCAACCTGGTCGCCATGCAGCTATTTTACCTCAGCGCCTCCATCAACCCGATTCTGTACAACCTCATCTCTAAGAAATACAGGACTGGGGCCTACAAGCTCCTCCGGCTGGGCAGGCTGGATGAAAGGGCCTATAATGTCATTAAGGATGAGACTGGAGGGCACACGGAGATCAGTACATGTATCCAGAAGGATTATATCACACACATCTGA